In the genome of Chryseobacterium oryzae, one region contains:
- the rpsL gene encoding 30S ribosomal protein S12, protein MPTIQQLVRKGRATLAKKSKSAALDSCPQRRGVCTRVYTTTPKKPNSALRKVARVRLSNGKEVNAYIPGEGHNLQEHSIVLVRGGRVKDLPGVRYHIVRGALDTAGVNGRTQRRSKYGAKRPKPGQAAAAPAKGKKK, encoded by the coding sequence ATGCCTACTATTCAACAATTAGTAAGAAAAGGAAGAGCCACGCTTGCCAAGAAGAGCAAATCGGCTGCCCTTGATTCTTGTCCACAAAGACGTGGTGTATGTACGAGAGTATATACTACTACACCGAAGAAACCAAACTCTGCACTAAGAAAAGTTGCAAGGGTAAGACTTTCTAACGGTAAAGAAGTTAACGCCTACATCCCGGGCGAAGGACATAATCTTCAAGAGCACTCGATAGTATTGGTAAGAGGCGGAAGGGTGAAAGACCTACCGGGAGTACGTTACCACATCGTAAGAGGTGCATTAGACACCGCTGGTGTAAATGGAAGAACACAAAGAAGATCTAAGTACGGAGCTAAGAGACCAAAACCAGGACAAGCTGCTGCAGCTCCTGCAAAAGGTAAGAAAAAATAA
- the rpsG gene encoding 30S ribosomal protein S7 translates to MRKTKAKKRPLLPDPKFNDQLVTRFVNNLMLDGKKSIAFKIFYDALDIVETKKGDTEKTSLEIWKDALTNVMPHVEVRSRRVGGANFQIPMPIRADRKISMAMKWLIKYSKARNDKSMALKLANEVVAASREEGAAFKKKSDTHKMAEANKAFSHFKF, encoded by the coding sequence ATGAGAAAGACAAAAGCGAAAAAAAGACCGTTGTTACCAGATCCGAAGTTTAATGATCAATTGGTAACAAGATTCGTAAACAACTTGATGCTTGATGGTAAAAAATCAATCGCATTCAAAATTTTCTATGATGCATTAGATATCGTAGAAACTAAAAAAGGAGATACAGAAAAAACATCACTAGAAATCTGGAAAGATGCATTAACAAACGTTATGCCTCACGTAGAAGTACGTTCTAGAAGAGTAGGTGGTGCTAACTTCCAGATCCCAATGCCAATCAGAGCAGATAGAAAAATTTCTATGGCGATGAAATGGTTAATCAAATATTCTAAAGCTAGAAATGATAAGTCTATGGCTTTGAAATTAGCTAACGAAGTTGTAGCGGCTTCTAGAGAAGAAGGTGCTGCTTTCAAAAAGAAATCTGATACTCACAAAATGGCGGAAGCTAACAAGGCTTTCTCACACTTCAAATTCTAA
- the fusA gene encoding elongation factor G gives MGRDLKFTRNIGIAAHIDAGKTTTTERILFYTGVNHKIGEVHDGASTMDWMEQEAERGITITSAATTCSWNFPTDQGKPLADTKPYHFNIIDTPGHVDFTVEVNRSLRVLDGLVFLFSAVDGVEPQSETNWRLADNYKVARMGFVNKMDRQGADFLNVVNQVKDMLGSNAVPIVLPIGAEEDFKGVVDLIKNRAIIWDEAGQGATFEVVPIPEDMKDEVLEYREKLVEAVSEYDETLMEKFFEDPDSITEEEINAALRAATIDLSIIPMTCGSSFKNKGVQFMLDAVCKYLPSPLDKDDIKGTDPRTDAEITRKPSVDEPFSALAFKIATDPFVGRLAFFRAYSGRLDAGSYILNTRSGDKERISRIYQMHANKQNPVEYIEAGDIGAAVGFKSIKTGDTMCDEKNPIVLESMVFPDPVIGIAVEPKTKADQDKMGNALAKLAEEDPTFTVRTDEASGQTIISGMGELHLDIIVDRMKREFKVEVNQGQPQVEYKENLTKVASHREVYKKQSGGKGKFADIVFELGPADEGKVGLEFINEIKGGNVPREFVPAIEKGFKAAMKNGPLAGFEVEGIKVTLKDGSFHAVDSDALSFEMAAKLGFKEAGRAAKPVIMEPIMKLEVVTPEEYMGNIIGDLNKRRGTISGQEEKNGAVVIKGSVPLSEMFGYVTTLRTLSSGRATSSMELEKYQATPQNVAEEIIAKAKG, from the coding sequence ATGGGAAGAGATCTTAAATTTACAAGAAATATCGGTATTGCTGCTCACATTGATGCAGGTAAAACCACCACTACAGAAAGGATTTTATTCTATACAGGTGTAAACCATAAAATTGGAGAGGTTCACGATGGTGCTTCTACAATGGACTGGATGGAGCAGGAAGCAGAAAGAGGTATTACTATTACTTCAGCTGCAACTACTTGTTCTTGGAACTTTCCAACAGATCAAGGAAAACCTCTTGCAGATACAAAACCTTACCACTTCAACATCATCGATACACCGGGACACGTTGACTTCACTGTAGAAGTAAACAGATCTTTAAGAGTATTAGATGGATTGGTATTCTTATTCTCCGCAGTAGATGGAGTAGAGCCTCAGTCTGAAACAAACTGGAGACTTGCTGACAACTACAAAGTTGCTAGAATGGGATTTGTAAACAAAATGGACAGACAAGGTGCTGACTTTCTTAACGTGGTAAACCAGGTTAAAGATATGTTAGGATCTAACGCAGTTCCTATCGTTTTACCAATCGGTGCTGAAGAAGATTTCAAAGGTGTTGTAGACTTAATTAAAAACAGAGCGATCATCTGGGATGAAGCTGGACAAGGTGCTACTTTCGAAGTAGTTCCAATTCCGGAAGACATGAAAGATGAAGTTCTTGAATATAGAGAGAAATTAGTAGAAGCTGTTTCTGAATATGACGAAACTTTGATGGAGAAATTCTTCGAAGATCCGGATTCAATTACAGAAGAAGAGATCAATGCTGCATTGAGAGCTGCTACTATCGATTTATCTATTATCCCAATGACTTGTGGTTCTTCATTCAAGAATAAAGGAGTACAGTTTATGTTGGATGCAGTATGTAAATACTTGCCTTCTCCATTGGATAAAGATGATATCAAAGGTACTGACCCAAGAACTGATGCTGAAATCACAAGAAAACCATCTGTAGATGAGCCTTTCTCTGCTTTGGCATTCAAAATTGCTACTGACCCATTCGTGGGAAGATTAGCATTCTTCAGAGCATACTCTGGAAGATTAGATGCTGGTTCTTATATCTTGAACACTCGTTCAGGAGATAAAGAAAGAATCTCAAGAATCTATCAGATGCACGCTAACAAGCAAAACCCAGTAGAATATATTGAAGCTGGTGATATTGGTGCAGCGGTAGGTTTCAAATCTATCAAAACTGGTGATACAATGTGTGATGAGAAAAACCCAATCGTTCTAGAATCGATGGTTTTCCCTGATCCTGTAATCGGTATCGCTGTTGAGCCTAAAACTAAAGCTGACCAAGATAAAATGGGTAACGCTCTAGCTAAATTGGCTGAAGAAGATCCTACTTTTACAGTTAGAACTGATGAGGCTTCTGGACAAACGATCATTTCTGGTATGGGTGAGCTTCACTTGGATATCATTGTAGACCGTATGAAGAGAGAGTTTAAGGTTGAAGTAAACCAAGGACAACCTCAGGTAGAGTACAAAGAAAACTTAACAAAAGTTGCTAGCCACAGAGAGGTTTACAAAAAGCAATCTGGTGGTAAAGGTAAATTTGCTGACATTGTATTTGAACTAGGACCTGCAGACGAAGGTAAAGTTGGTTTAGAATTCATCAATGAGATTAAAGGTGGTAACGTTCCTAGAGAATTTGTTCCTGCAATTGAAAAAGGCTTTAAAGCTGCAATGAAGAACGGTCCATTGGCTGGTTTCGAAGTTGAAGGTATTAAAGTTACTCTTAAAGATGGATCTTTCCACGCGGTGGATTCTGATGCTCTTTCATTTGAAATGGCTGCTAAATTAGGATTTAAAGAAGCGGGACGTGCTGCTAAGCCAGTAATTATGGAGCCTATTATGAAGCTGGAAGTTGTAACTCCGGAAGAATATATGGGTAACATCATTGGTGACCTTAACAAGAGAAGAGGTACTATCAGTGGTCAGGAAGAGAAAAACGGTGCTGTTGTAATCAAAGGTTCTGTTCCACTTTCTGAAATGTTTGGATATGTTACTACTCTAAGAACACTTTCATCAGGAAGAGCTACTTCTTCTATGGAATTAGAGAAGTACCAAGCTACTCCACAAAACGTTGCTGAAGAAATCATAGCTAAAGCAAAAGGTTAA
- the rpsJ gene encoding 30S ribosomal protein S10: MSQRIRIKLKSYDYNLVDKSAEKIVKTVKATGAVVNGPIPLPTNKRIFTVLRSPHVNKKAREQFQLSAHKRLMDIYSSSSKTVDALMKLELPSGVDVEIKV; this comes from the coding sequence ATGTCACAAAGAATCAGAATAAAACTAAAATCTTACGATTACAACTTGGTAGACAAGTCTGCTGAGAAAATCGTAAAAACGGTAAAGGCTACCGGTGCTGTTGTAAACGGTCCTATTCCATTGCCAACGAACAAGAGAATCTTCACAGTGTTGAGATCTCCGCACGTAAACAAGAAAGCAAGAGAGCAGTTCCAATTATCAGCTCACAAGAGACTAATGGATATCTACTCTTCTTCTTCTAAAACTGTTGATGCTCTAATGAAATTAGAACTTCCTTCAGGAGTTGACGTAGAAATTAAAGTGTGA
- a CDS encoding low affinity iron permease family protein, translating to MSDKSIFERFSDWATKFTGSSYAFIGATLIVIIWAVSGPVFNYSETWQLVINTGTTIITFLMVFLIQKAQNKDSKAIQIKLNELLAANEKASNRIVDIEDLTEKELDQLHCYYEKLADFAEKDEDIHTSHSIDAAQRNQDYKHEFFKRKHEEWLLKQKK from the coding sequence ATGTCAGACAAAAGTATATTTGAACGATTTTCAGATTGGGCAACAAAATTTACCGGAAGTTCTTATGCTTTTATAGGAGCCACACTTATTGTCATTATTTGGGCCGTTTCGGGACCGGTTTTTAATTATTCAGAAACATGGCAACTTGTCATCAACACCGGGACAACGATTATTACTTTTCTCATGGTTTTCCTCATTCAAAAAGCACAGAATAAAGATTCTAAAGCTATCCAGATAAAGCTGAATGAATTGCTTGCCGCAAACGAAAAAGCTAGCAACCGAATTGTAGATATTGAGGATCTTACCGAAAAAGAATTAGATCAGCTACATTGTTACTACGAAAAATTGGCAGATTTCGCAGAGAAAGATGAAGACATCCATACTTCACATTCTATAGATGCGGCTCAAAGAAATCAGGATTATAAGCATGAGTTTTTTAAAAGAAAGCATGAAGAGTGGCTGTTAAAACAAAAGAAATAA
- a CDS encoding GLPGLI family protein yields MTLISAQQTKIIGDFSMKATSYSAKVFEKSNLNIYYQFKFLKDAKISENPREGLCVLQIGENYSKFSDTKTLQKDSLFEKFSHLESVSTKEMNQLFMYNPLWETESLKSVIDKKVIYQKRYKTKYEYEELQPEFKWQLHNESKKILDYNCKKATVKYRGREFVAWYTTEIPINNGPYVFEGLPGLILDLEDSQNKYHFTAVGIDKKPMDIYLRNDKEILKISRAKFREVEKTYHDNPGAFHGKALNEDGSPIVVKSKPFPYDPFELE; encoded by the coding sequence ATGACTTTAATTTCTGCCCAGCAAACTAAAATTATCGGTGATTTTTCGATGAAAGCAACATCTTACAGTGCAAAGGTTTTTGAGAAAAGCAATCTTAATATTTATTATCAGTTTAAATTTTTAAAAGACGCAAAAATTTCTGAAAATCCGAGAGAAGGATTGTGTGTTTTACAAATTGGCGAAAACTATTCAAAGTTCAGCGACACAAAAACATTACAGAAAGATTCTTTGTTTGAAAAATTTTCTCATCTCGAAAGTGTCAGTACGAAAGAAATGAATCAGCTTTTTATGTATAATCCTTTATGGGAAACAGAAAGTTTAAAATCTGTAATCGATAAAAAAGTTATTTATCAAAAAAGATATAAAACAAAATACGAATATGAAGAACTTCAGCCTGAATTTAAGTGGCAACTTCATAACGAATCGAAAAAAATTCTTGATTACAACTGTAAAAAGGCAACCGTAAAATATAGAGGAAGAGAATTTGTCGCTTGGTACACAACAGAAATCCCCATAAACAACGGACCGTATGTTTTTGAAGGATTGCCGGGTTTAATTTTAGATCTTGAAGATTCACAAAATAAATATCATTTTACAGCAGTTGGAATTGATAAAAAACCAATGGATATTTATCTACGAAACGATAAAGAGATCCTGAAAATAAGCAGAGCAAAGTTTAGAGAGGTAGAAAAAACGTATCACGATAATCCGGGTGCCTTTCATGGTAAAGCTTTAAACGAGGATGGTTCACCGATAGTTGTTAAATCAAAACCTTTTCCCTACGACCCTTTTGAATTAGAATAA